The Sulfurimonas hydrogeniphila genome includes a window with the following:
- a CDS encoding type II toxin-antitoxin system Phd/YefM family antitoxin — protein sequence MQAVNYSYARNNLKSIISEVCQKDEECLITSKNNQNVVLIPLNHYNQIKEEIKKSLQNIKDGDLFSVDEAFEKVFVKYED from the coding sequence ATGCAAGCTGTAAATTACTCTTATGCAAGGAATAATTTAAAATCTATTATTTCTGAGGTATGCCAAAAAGATGAAGAATGTCTCATCACAAGTAAAAATAATCAAAATGTGGTATTGATACCTCTTAATCATTATAATCAAATAAAAGAAGAGATTAAAAAATCACTTCAAAATATAAAAGATGGTGATTTATTTAGTGTAGATGAGGCATTTGAAAAAGTTTTTGTAAAATATGAAGATTAA
- the mqnF gene encoding aminofutalosine deaminase family hydrolase, with amino-acid sequence MTILVPNYILTPDILLADKAIAFDKTIRCIGVLEELEQKFPEAEIIQLQKNSLLMPGLINAHVHVEFSANKNQLSYGDFLNWLYSVIENREDLIAGCDLTCMDKAIDAMLTSGITTFGAISSHAMDLEACINAQQNVVFFNELIGSQAGMADALFSDFLARLDASKAVQREGFYPAVAIHSPYSVHPILIQKALEIVKNENLKLTAHFMESEAERNWLDSSSGDFKEFFKTLLKQDKSISDAKEFLNYFDGFEALLTHAVKTNEEELEKIAEQNHTIIHCPISNRLLGNPTLNIKKLDEKKIRWIVATDGLSSNYQLDLFEEMKISLFMHSDAPLLKFAKQLIKGVTVHAAQALGLNTGEILEGKNADMLVLDLDAEPNEELAIHLILHRYNISKVFINGKLAKGNE; translated from the coding sequence ATGACAATACTCGTTCCCAATTATATTTTAACACCAGATATACTCCTTGCAGACAAGGCAATTGCATTTGACAAAACCATCCGCTGCATAGGTGTTTTAGAAGAACTGGAGCAGAAATTTCCAGAAGCAGAAATCATACAGTTGCAAAAAAATTCTCTGCTTATGCCCGGCCTTATCAATGCTCATGTACATGTAGAGTTCTCTGCCAATAAAAACCAGCTCAGTTACGGTGATTTCTTAAACTGGCTCTACAGTGTTATAGAAAATCGTGAAGACCTTATCGCAGGCTGTGACCTTACATGTATGGACAAAGCAATAGATGCCATGCTTACAAGCGGTATCACAACCTTTGGTGCCATAAGTTCTCATGCCATGGATCTTGAAGCATGTATAAACGCTCAACAGAATGTTGTATTTTTCAATGAACTTATCGGTTCACAGGCAGGGATGGCGGATGCTCTTTTTAGTGATTTTCTTGCGCGGCTAGATGCCTCAAAAGCTGTTCAAAGGGAAGGATTTTATCCTGCAGTTGCCATTCATTCCCCCTACTCTGTTCACCCGATTCTTATACAAAAAGCTCTCGAGATTGTTAAAAATGAAAATCTAAAACTTACGGCACATTTTATGGAAAGTGAAGCCGAACGCAACTGGCTTGATTCAAGCAGCGGTGATTTTAAGGAATTTTTTAAAACACTGCTCAAACAGGACAAAAGCATCAGTGATGCCAAAGAGTTTTTGAACTATTTTGATGGTTTTGAAGCACTGCTCACACATGCGGTCAAAACAAACGAAGAAGAGTTAGAAAAGATTGCCGAGCAGAATCACACTATCATTCACTGCCCTATATCCAACAGACTCCTTGGCAATCCTACACTCAATATCAAAAAACTAGATGAAAAAAAGATTCGCTGGATTGTTGCGACTGACGGTTTAAGCTCAAACTATCAGCTTGATCTGTTTGAAGAGATGAAAATTTCTCTTTTTATGCACAGTGATGCGCCTCTCTTGAAATTCGCAAAACAACTTATAAAAGGAGTCACCGTCCATGCCGCCCAGGCACTGGGACTCAATACGGGAGAAATTTTAGAAGGCAAAAATGCAGATATGCTTGTTCTTGACCTGGATGCCGAACCAAATGAAGAGTTAGCCATTCATTTAATACTGCATCGCTATAATATCTCAAAAGTTTTCATTAACGGAAAACTTGCAAAAGGAAATGAATAA
- the ubiE gene encoding bifunctional demethylmenaquinone methyltransferase/2-methoxy-6-polyprenyl-1,4-benzoquinol methylase UbiE encodes MSILDQKGDAKQEKIVSMFDDIAATYDTANRVMSMGVDISWRKKACDLAFEYYGKKSIDRVVDVACGTGDMMGYWKKQSQKSGVNISEFVGVDPSNGMVDVARKKFPDFSYHIAKATQIPLEDASADFLSITYGIRNVVERQEAFDEFNRVLKKEGLVVILEFMKDENKNILKKIRDIYMHKILPYVGGAISKNLEAYTYLPDSIENFVTIQGMQKELENAGFEMLHTQSFSMDISTLLIARKK; translated from the coding sequence ATGAGCATTTTAGACCAAAAAGGTGACGCAAAACAAGAAAAAATCGTCTCTATGTTTGATGACATCGCAGCAACGTATGATACAGCAAACCGCGTGATGAGCATGGGTGTTGACATTTCATGGCGTAAAAAAGCATGTGATCTGGCTTTTGAGTATTACGGCAAAAAAAGTATTGACAGGGTTGTTGATGTTGCCTGCGGAACGGGCGATATGATGGGTTACTGGAAGAAACAGTCGCAAAAATCTGGTGTCAATATCAGTGAATTTGTAGGTGTTGATCCATCCAACGGTATGGTCGATGTTGCCCGTAAAAAATTTCCTGATTTTTCCTATCATATTGCAAAAGCAACCCAAATTCCTCTTGAAGATGCAAGTGCAGATTTTTTAAGTATCACCTACGGTATTCGCAATGTTGTTGAGCGTCAAGAAGCATTTGATGAATTTAATCGTGTCCTTAAAAAAGAGGGACTTGTTGTCATTTTGGAATTTATGAAAGATGAGAACAAAAACATTCTTAAAAAAATCCGCGATATTTACATGCACAAAATTCTTCCCTATGTGGGCGGTGCAATTTCCAAAAATTTGGAAGCTTACACCTACTTACCGGACTCTATTGAGAATTTTGTAACCATACAGGGCATGCAAAAAGAACTGGAGAATGCAGGTTTTGAAATGCTCCACACCCAAAGTTTTTCCATGGATATCTCAACACTGCTCATTGCTCGTAAAAAGTAG
- the aroQ gene encoding type II 3-dehydroquinate dehydratase gives MKIVVIQGPNLNMLGIREQNIYGPMKLEQIHAQMKDVATQNGVEIEFFQSNLEGEIVDKIQECYGEAQGLIINAAAYTHTSIAIRDAISAVSLPTIEVHISNIHRREEFRQKNMIAPVCTSSVVGFGPFGYHLAMMGMLQIMNEIKAAQEAQAQAQKQA, from the coding sequence ATGAAAATAGTAGTTATTCAAGGTCCAAATTTAAACATGCTCGGAATCCGTGAACAAAATATTTACGGTCCGATGAAGTTAGAGCAGATTCATGCACAGATGAAAGATGTAGCAACCCAAAACGGTGTGGAAATAGAATTTTTTCAAAGCAACCTCGAAGGTGAAATTGTAGATAAAATTCAGGAGTGCTACGGTGAAGCACAGGGATTGATTATCAATGCTGCTGCCTATACGCATACTTCTATTGCAATTCGTGATGCGATTTCTGCCGTAAGCCTGCCTACCATAGAAGTACATATCAGCAATATTCACCGACGTGAAGAATTTAGACAAAAAAATATGATTGCACCTGTCTGCACATCATCTGTTGTCGGTTTCGGACCTTTTGGCTACCATTTGGCTATGATGGGTATGCTTCAGATTATGAACGAAATCAAAGCGGCCCAAGAAGCGCAGGCGCAAGCACAGAAACAGGCCTAA
- the sppA gene encoding signal peptide peptidase SppA — MELLKKIFSPIAAIMNYIQNHFKAMLFVLILILLFAPASEKEFTNYNLEKINLSGPIMDAGEVVQKINKAANNSAVKGVLFIVDSPGGAVSPSVEIAYAIKRLKEQKPVIAYAKSTMASGSYYASIWADKIIANPGSMIGSIGVIMQGADLSGIMQKLGIKTQVVKAGRYKQIGTPDRPWKKYEIAELNKVIQGTYDMFTKDVADARHLDFNKRDTYANAHIFTAAQAKKVGLIDNIGVEFDAKNALAKLSGVLHPVWNKEDKFDKLLKKLSASTAVILNTYFPDLILK; from the coding sequence ATGGAATTACTGAAAAAGATATTTTCTCCCATCGCAGCAATTATGAACTATATCCAAAATCATTTCAAAGCCATGCTCTTTGTGCTGATTTTGATTTTACTTTTTGCTCCGGCAAGTGAAAAAGAGTTCACAAACTATAATTTGGAAAAAATCAATCTCAGCGGTCCGATTATGGATGCCGGAGAAGTTGTACAAAAAATAAATAAAGCCGCAAACAACAGTGCTGTAAAAGGTGTCTTGTTCATTGTCGATTCTCCCGGTGGTGCCGTTTCACCTTCTGTCGAAATCGCGTATGCCATCAAAAGACTAAAAGAGCAAAAGCCTGTCATAGCCTATGCCAAAAGCACCATGGCAAGCGGAAGCTATTATGCAAGTATATGGGCTGATAAAATCATAGCAAACCCAGGCAGTATGATAGGCAGCATCGGTGTGATTATGCAGGGTGCCGATTTAAGCGGCATCATGCAAAAACTCGGTATCAAAACACAGGTAGTAAAAGCCGGACGCTACAAACAGATAGGCACACCTGACCGGCCATGGAAAAAGTATGAAATCGCTGAGTTAAACAAGGTCATTCAAGGAACATATGATATGTTTACGAAAGATGTTGCCGATGCAAGACATTTGGATTTTAACAAAAGAGACACCTATGCAAATGCCCATATATTTACGGCAGCACAGGCAAAAAAAGTCGGTCTCATTGACAATATCGGGGTCGAATTTGATGCAAAAAACGCCTTGGCAAAGCTAAGCGGTGTTTTGCATCCTGTATGGAACAAAGAAGACAAGTTTGACAAACTTCTCAAAAAACTCTCCGCCTCAACGGCTGTAATATTAAATACCTACTTCCCTGATCTGATTTTAAAATAA
- a CDS encoding type II toxin-antitoxin system RelE/ParE family toxin gives MKIKVLFTSNAVHKLDKIADYIYEKTQSKKLTRNYLKKLREFLASTLQNFPKAGRPADEIYKNTRKLVYQSYSIIYSYDDEEDHIVYILTLYRENLP, from the coding sequence ATGAAGATTAAAGTTTTATTTACTTCAAATGCAGTACATAAGCTTGATAAGATTGCAGATTATATTTATGAAAAAACCCAATCAAAGAAATTAACACGGAATTATTTAAAAAAATTACGTGAATTTCTTGCTTCTACATTACAAAATTTTCCAAAAGCAGGACGCCCTGCTGATGAAATCTATAAAAATACGAGAAAATTAGTTTATCAAAGTTATTCAATCATATATAGTTATGATGATGAAGAAGATCATATTGTTTATATATTGACACTTTACAGAGAAAACTTACCTTGA
- a CDS encoding FmdE family protein: MNYPQFFDAVQSIPLKDPLAQVLGAFENGEYEITYLEVVKAAGHSCPTVAGAYIMASEALKALYPNQRAVRGTIKVEFKESVEEGVAGVIGNVVSHITGATEKSGFKGLNGQFARHSLMFFNANIDASARFTRADTGKSVDVNYNPSTVPASPNMMPLMQKLTSGAASSEEIKHFGELWQERVKRIFENLEEVVEVTEL, translated from the coding sequence ATGAATTATCCACAATTTTTTGATGCCGTACAAAGTATACCACTCAAAGACCCTTTGGCGCAGGTTTTAGGCGCTTTTGAAAACGGAGAATATGAAATAACATACTTAGAAGTTGTCAAAGCAGCAGGACACTCCTGTCCGACAGTTGCCGGTGCTTACATTATGGCAAGCGAGGCTTTAAAAGCTTTATATCCAAATCAGCGAGCCGTGCGCGGTACTATAAAAGTAGAGTTTAAAGAGTCTGTAGAAGAGGGCGTTGCCGGAGTGATAGGCAATGTTGTTTCGCATATTACAGGTGCAACGGAAAAAAGCGGATTTAAAGGATTAAACGGACAGTTTGCCCGCCATTCTTTGATGTTTTTCAATGCAAATATAGACGCATCTGCAAGATTTACAAGAGCAGATACGGGAAAAAGTGTAGATGTAAATTATAATCCTTCGACGGTACCGGCTTCACCGAATATGATGCCGTTAATGCAAAAATTGACAAGCGGAGCAGCCAGTTCTGAAGAAATCAAACATTTTGGTGAATTATGGCAAGAGAGAGTAAAAAGAATTTTTGAAAACTTAGAAGAAGTCGTCGAAGTTACGGAGTTGTAA
- the xseA gene encoding exodeoxyribonuclease VII large subunit, with product MHTLSVSSLNEQIKTVLESTFERVFVEGELSRITFHNSGHIYFTLKDKDSAVSCVMFRGNASKLRFRLEEGMKVIIDGAVTLYKPRGSYQINCFSIEPAGQGALALAYEQLKQKLSAQGYFAPERKKELPKFPSRIALITSGTGAALQDMLRVANSRYRLLEIDVYDVLVQGEGAAFSIVNALKIADTKGYDIIVIGRGGGSIEDLWAFNEESVADALFHAKTPVVSAVGHEIDWVISDFVADLRAPTPSAAMEMILPDTNELYQYLDSLSTQLTQKITHKVYNLQQELLHVKNSYLQHSVEKKLQYRVDEIKKLQKDFAQAITFRLQNYKKEVDSLQQRFPQTIQSVLNIAQNQLLNLQKMLESNNPKYKNKKGFAQIVKDSQVVDLSSLNVDDVFEAQSDTYIVSAKVLKKEKIR from the coding sequence ATGCATACACTCAGCGTTTCATCACTCAACGAACAGATAAAAACTGTTCTTGAAAGCACCTTTGAACGTGTTTTTGTCGAGGGTGAACTCTCTCGCATTACTTTTCACAACTCAGGACATATCTATTTTACACTCAAAGACAAAGACTCGGCTGTAAGCTGTGTGATGTTTCGGGGAAATGCTTCAAAGCTGAGATTTCGTCTTGAAGAGGGGATGAAGGTTATCATAGATGGAGCTGTGACACTCTATAAACCGCGCGGAAGTTACCAAATTAACTGTTTTTCCATTGAACCTGCCGGACAAGGGGCTTTGGCATTGGCATATGAACAGCTCAAACAAAAGCTCTCTGCGCAAGGCTATTTCGCTCCAGAGAGAAAAAAAGAACTTCCGAAATTTCCATCTCGCATTGCTCTGATTACTTCAGGGACCGGTGCAGCACTGCAAGATATGCTGCGCGTAGCAAATTCACGATACAGACTTTTGGAAATTGATGTCTATGATGTGCTTGTTCAAGGCGAAGGTGCTGCATTTTCTATAGTAAATGCTCTCAAAATCGCCGATACAAAAGGGTATGATATTATAGTCATAGGTCGCGGCGGCGGAAGTATTGAAGATTTGTGGGCATTTAATGAAGAAAGTGTTGCTGATGCTCTTTTTCATGCAAAAACACCGGTAGTCTCGGCTGTCGGGCATGAAATTGACTGGGTAATCAGTGATTTTGTGGCAGACCTGCGTGCGCCTACACCCAGTGCTGCTATGGAGATGATACTGCCTGACACCAATGAACTCTATCAGTATTTAGACTCTTTATCAACACAGTTAACCCAAAAAATAACCCATAAAGTATATAATCTACAGCAAGAACTGTTACATGTAAAGAACTCTTATCTCCAACATTCAGTGGAAAAAAAATTACAATATCGCGTTGATGAGATTAAAAAACTGCAAAAAGATTTTGCGCAGGCAATTACCTTTCGTCTGCAAAATTATAAAAAAGAAGTGGATTCATTACAGCAACGATTTCCGCAAACAATTCAGAGCGTGTTAAATATTGCGCAAAATCAACTTTTAAACCTGCAAAAAATGCTAGAATCCAATAATCCAAAATACAAAAACAAAAAAGGCTTTGCACAGATTGTAAAGGATTCACAGGTAGTGGATTTGTCTTCACTCAATGTAGATGATGTATTTGAAGCTCAGAGTGACACATACATAGTCAGTGCAAAAGTCTTAAAAAAGGAAAAAATCAGATGA